ACGTCCCTTAGTTCTTCGTCCTGAATCTTGCTCCATGCACTTGAATTATAAAATACGGCATGGGTTTTGTCATCATAAATCAGGGCGTCTGTTTCTGTAAAACGGTTTTTCTTCGTGTACACGGGCAGTCCCATTCCGAAAGGATCCTCTTCACAGATGAAAACGATGTAGGTTTCCTTAAGGTTCCTGAATTTAGTGCGGCGCCTTACGGTTGCAACGTCACAGGCTCCTTGATAGTAGCGGGCCCTCAGCAGCAGGTCATCATAAAAAAAAAGACCGTATCCTGTTACGGATACGGTCCCTGCTGTCAGTTATAAACTGAGTTTATTCAGCTATGAGTACCTGAGGAATTTCGCTCCAGCTTTTGCGTACTGTTCCCCAGTTTTTGAGCTGGTCAATTACAGCGTCACGGAAAGGAATGTATGTGTTGTTTGCAGAAATTGAGCCTGCTTTAATACCTTCAGAGATAACGGTGTATTTATCACCGCCTTCTGCCATAAAGTCATTTACAACACAAGTATATGTT
Above is a window of Treponema rectale DNA encoding:
- a CDS encoding Rpn family recombination-promoting nuclease/putative transposase, with translation MTAGTVSVTGYGLFFYDDLLLRARYYQGACDVATVRRRTKFRNLKETYIVFICEEDPFGMGLPVYTKKNRFTETDALIYDDKTHAVFYNSSAWSKIQDEELRDVLRFIYESKATSSFSKLLEENTLRAKSRPEMEDEYMYFMDILEEEKEYAREAGLAEGRAEGARQKAVETAGKLLREGVSLQTVIKCTGLSENDIKNIK